One stretch of Paenibacillus sp. AN1007 DNA includes these proteins:
- a CDS encoding glycosyltransferase family 4 protein, whose amino-acid sequence MAKIMIAHSLYPPDMIGGAEVSTQILAQTINRQYEVQVMTVGGHNDSQVRTDIVNGINVIRLPYNNRYWIGEHGRNSSVLNKVVWRVRDIFNFRQYQHIKKHLTEHKPDLVHTHNLAGLSLAMWRAAHELNIPVVHTIHDFALIDPIKIPAYSKMYRLISKRFSRMTASVIGVSNHILGTHTSLGLFENSTKHVIYNIVDNNPCAAERYKEKKVNTSGPMIVGYFGQLTDVKGVHYLIRAVKALGPDIVEKLYIFGDGPLLDSLKECALPDHRIEFKGKIPKTDVMKYMAAVDLVIVPSTWNEPFGLVVIEAYQVGTPVYASRVGGMAEILLNTEKYSFQPNSSEDITRSILEYFHMSESEKVALKEQCHQYSLTFNESYQLQKHADVYDRLIECGG is encoded by the coding sequence ATGGCCAAAATAATGATCGCCCACAGTCTGTACCCGCCGGATATGATTGGAGGTGCGGAAGTTTCTACTCAGATCCTGGCCCAAACGATAAACCGTCAATATGAAGTACAGGTTATGACGGTTGGTGGACATAATGACAGCCAGGTCCGAACCGACATCGTAAACGGAATCAACGTGATTCGCCTTCCCTATAACAATCGGTATTGGATTGGAGAACATGGAAGAAATTCATCTGTTCTAAACAAGGTCGTGTGGCGGGTTCGAGATATTTTCAATTTCAGACAGTATCAGCATATTAAGAAGCATCTTACCGAACATAAACCTGATCTGGTGCATACGCATAACCTCGCTGGACTAAGTCTGGCCATGTGGAGAGCTGCTCACGAGTTGAATATCCCTGTAGTACACACCATTCATGATTTTGCTCTTATTGATCCAATAAAAATACCTGCATATTCCAAAATGTATAGATTGATCTCCAAAAGGTTCAGCCGCATGACTGCATCGGTTATTGGAGTTTCCAATCACATTCTGGGTACGCATACCTCGCTAGGACTATTTGAAAACTCCACGAAACATGTCATATACAACATTGTTGATAACAATCCATGTGCCGCGGAACGGTATAAAGAGAAAAAGGTGAATACAAGCGGACCGATGATCGTCGGATATTTTGGACAGCTCACGGATGTGAAGGGCGTGCATTATCTGATTCGTGCAGTCAAGGCGCTTGGTCCTGACATTGTCGAGAAACTGTATATCTTTGGTGACGGTCCATTGTTGGATTCATTGAAAGAGTGTGCGTTACCGGATCATCGTATTGAATTCAAGGGTAAGATCCCCAAAACGGATGTCATGAAATATATGGCAGCGGTAGATCTGGTCATTGTTCCCTCTACGTGGAATGAACCCTTTGGATTAGTCGTGATTGAAGCCTATCAAGTGGGTACACCGGTGTATGCCTCGCGGGTTGGAGGTATGGCCGAGATCCTGCTCAATACGGAGAAATATTCGTTTCAACCTAATAGCTCAGAAGATATAACCCGTTCTATTCTGGAATACTTTCATATGAGTGAAAGCGAGAAGGTGGCGTTAAAGGAGCAATGCCATCAATACAGCCTGACTTTTAATGAATCTTACCAGCTCCAAAAACATGCGGATGTTTACGATAGGCTTATCGAGTGTGGAGGTTAA
- a CDS encoding UDP-glucuronic acid decarboxylase family protein, translating to MKHIVVTGAAGFLGSHLVKSLISKGHRVTGLDNLSTGMISNLREVAKSPLFSFAEVDVTNREALDFLNQEPVEEIYHLASPASPKFYQASSIETIWVNTQGTYHMLELARNKKARFLYSSTSEAYGDPEVHPQPESYRGHVNTWGPRACYDESKRLGEVLCYEYYTKYQVAVRVARIFNTYSAGLRNDDGRVISNFVTQALTGQDITVYGDGSQTRSFCYVDDNIEGLEKLMASEQAEGEIVNIGNPSEYSVVEVAHMIKRLTQSESQIVYMPLPQDDPKVRRPVIDKAKELLDWEPKISLEEGLGQMIQHYRSMLLGAI from the coding sequence TTGAAACATATTGTTGTTACGGGGGCAGCGGGATTCCTGGGATCGCATCTTGTCAAATCTCTAATTAGTAAAGGACATCGGGTAACCGGGTTGGATAATCTCTCCACCGGTATGATTTCCAATTTGCGAGAGGTGGCGAAAAGCCCCCTTTTTTCTTTTGCTGAAGTCGATGTTACGAACCGGGAGGCGCTCGATTTTCTGAATCAAGAACCCGTGGAGGAAATCTATCATCTTGCATCACCCGCTTCTCCCAAATTCTATCAAGCCAGTTCGATAGAGACAATCTGGGTCAATACGCAGGGGACCTATCATATGCTGGAGCTGGCTCGCAATAAAAAAGCTCGATTCCTATACTCCAGTACGAGTGAGGCCTATGGGGATCCTGAGGTCCATCCACAACCCGAGAGTTATCGCGGGCATGTGAATACATGGGGCCCCCGAGCTTGCTACGATGAGTCCAAGCGTTTGGGGGAAGTGCTGTGTTACGAATACTACACAAAATATCAGGTAGCTGTAAGAGTTGCCCGTATTTTTAACACGTATTCTGCAGGCCTACGCAACGATGATGGCAGAGTCATCTCGAATTTTGTTACTCAGGCACTTACAGGTCAGGATATTACAGTGTATGGTGATGGTTCGCAGACCCGGTCATTCTGCTACGTAGACGACAATATCGAAGGCCTTGAGAAATTGATGGCGTCGGAACAGGCAGAGGGGGAAATCGTTAACATAGGTAATCCATCTGAATACAGCGTGGTTGAAGTAGCCCACATGATCAAAAGGCTGACACAGTCGGAAAGTCAAATTGTATATATGCCTTTGCCTCAAGACGATCCGAAAGTCAGAAGACCGGTGATTGATAAAGCGAAGGAACTGCTGGATTGGGAACCAAAAATCAGCCTGGAAGAGGGGCTGGGACAAATGATTCAACATTATCGTTCCATGCTGCTTGGGGCAATCTGA
- a CDS encoding sugar transferase produces the protein MNLSGTEYVVNHETAALEGSAAVLGQTYSQRLGGYANFWKPLIDVTAAAILLLAVSPVMILLSILIKVDSKGSIIFRQDRYGKNGVKFSIYKFRTMYVDAPKYSVSPTSSLDPRITRVGRFLRKTSLDELPQLLNILKGEMSFIGPRPELKTIVEQHYTELERRRFLVKPGITGLWQVSEARKEPIHHNLQYDFHYILNMSLVMDLKVIIRTVRVMIKSNTF, from the coding sequence GTGAATTTATCAGGAACAGAATATGTTGTAAATCATGAAACTGCGGCCCTAGAAGGAAGTGCAGCTGTTCTGGGCCAGACTTATTCGCAGCGGCTCGGGGGATACGCCAATTTTTGGAAACCCCTAATCGACGTTACAGCAGCCGCGATACTGCTGCTTGCGGTTTCGCCTGTGATGATACTGTTATCTATATTGATTAAGGTTGATTCGAAGGGTTCTATCATTTTTCGCCAAGACCGTTATGGGAAAAATGGAGTCAAGTTCAGTATTTATAAATTCAGAACGATGTATGTAGATGCACCCAAATACAGTGTTTCTCCTACGAGCAGTCTGGACCCGAGGATTACAAGAGTTGGTCGATTTCTTCGAAAAACGAGTCTGGATGAATTACCGCAGCTGCTCAACATTCTCAAAGGAGAAATGAGTTTTATCGGGCCAAGACCTGAGCTGAAAACGATCGTGGAGCAGCACTATACCGAGTTGGAACGCAGACGTTTTCTCGTAAAACCGGGAATTACCGGCCTGTGGCAGGTAAGCGAAGCACGTAAAGAGCCAATCCACCACAACTTGCAATATGATTTTCATTATATCTTAAATATGTCTTTGGTCATGGATCTTAAAGTTATCATTCGAACGGTACGTGTCATGATTAAAAGCAATACATTTTAA
- the galU gene encoding UTP--glucose-1-phosphate uridylyltransferase GalU translates to MSRVRKAIIPAAGLGTRFLPATKAMPKEMLPIVDKPTIQYIVEEAIASGIEDIIIVTGKGKRAIEDHFDSAFELEQNLLEKGKLSLLEEVKKSSNVDIHYIRQKEPLGLGHAVWCARNFIGSEPFAVLLGDDIVVSDVPCTRQLIQQYETVQQSVLGVKTVSPSETYRYGIIDPLCTEGRLSSVNSMVEKPPLGSAPSNLAIMGRYILTPDVFKYLEQQHIGAGGEIQLTDALQKLNNEEGLYAYDFEGTRYDVGEKLGYILTTLDFALNNADLRASVLTSIEEILMREQANQRLLVAGGDNL, encoded by the coding sequence ATGAGTAGAGTTAGGAAAGCAATTATTCCTGCGGCGGGTCTGGGAACCCGATTTTTGCCTGCCACAAAGGCGATGCCTAAAGAAATGCTCCCTATCGTTGATAAGCCAACGATTCAATACATTGTTGAAGAAGCCATCGCTTCAGGTATTGAAGATATTATTATTGTGACGGGAAAGGGAAAACGTGCAATTGAGGATCATTTTGACAGTGCATTTGAGCTGGAGCAGAACCTGCTTGAGAAAGGAAAACTTTCTTTGCTTGAAGAAGTCAAAAAATCCTCCAATGTGGACATTCATTACATAAGACAAAAGGAACCGTTGGGTCTGGGACATGCCGTTTGGTGCGCGCGAAACTTTATAGGCAGCGAACCTTTTGCCGTGCTGCTTGGTGATGACATTGTTGTTTCGGATGTCCCCTGCACTCGGCAGCTGATTCAGCAGTATGAGACGGTTCAACAATCGGTCCTGGGCGTGAAGACGGTAAGCCCAAGCGAGACCTATAGATATGGGATCATTGATCCTCTATGCACGGAAGGACGATTGTCTTCAGTTAACAGCATGGTAGAAAAACCGCCATTGGGTTCGGCTCCGTCCAATCTGGCGATTATGGGGCGATATATCCTGACTCCTGATGTATTTAAGTATTTGGAGCAGCAGCATATTGGAGCTGGTGGGGAAATACAGCTGACAGATGCATTGCAGAAGTTGAACAATGAGGAAGGTCTGTATGCCTATGATTTTGAAGGCACGCGTTACGATGTTGGCGAGAAGCTGGGTTATATTCTAACTACCCTTGATTTTGCATTGAATAATGCGGATCTTCGAGCCTCCGTACTCACTTCAATTGAAGAAATTTTAATGAGAGAACAGGCAAATCAACGGCTGTTAGTGGCGGGAGGTGATAATCTGTGA
- a CDS encoding CpsD/CapB family tyrosine-protein kinase translates to MSRQTNDKGNLVTVANPKSVSSEAYRKLRTNIQFSSIDSQIRTIMIASAVSGEGKTTTIGNLAVAYAQEGKKVLLMDTDLRKPALHRMFNVPNHIGLTSVLSSQYQVTEVLRETVVEGLHVLTSGPIPPNPSEMIGSRKMLALLEDLKEEYDVILFDTPPVLTVTDALIISSLCDGVILVVSAGKVKKDLVKKAKGYLEHVNARILGAALNNVQQSKRRYGEEA, encoded by the coding sequence ATGTCACGGCAAACCAATGACAAAGGCAACCTCGTTACGGTCGCTAACCCAAAGTCTGTTTCGTCAGAGGCTTATCGAAAATTAAGAACTAACATTCAATTTTCTTCGATTGATAGTCAGATTAGAACGATAATGATCGCTTCTGCTGTCTCGGGTGAAGGTAAAACAACAACCATTGGAAATTTAGCTGTAGCGTATGCGCAAGAAGGGAAGAAAGTATTGCTCATGGATACGGATTTGCGCAAACCAGCGCTGCATCGAATGTTTAACGTGCCAAATCACATCGGATTAACGAGCGTGTTATCAAGCCAATATCAGGTAACCGAAGTGTTGCGGGAAACGGTTGTTGAAGGTTTACACGTGCTGACCTCTGGTCCAATTCCACCCAATCCTTCAGAAATGATCGGCTCACGAAAAATGCTTGCACTGCTTGAGGATCTAAAGGAGGAATATGATGTCATTCTATTTGACACTCCACCTGTTTTGACTGTAACGGATGCGTTAATTATCAGCTCACTATGTGATGGCGTCATTCTTGTTGTCAGTGCAGGCAAGGTCAAAAAGGATCTTGTAAAAAAAGCAAAGGGCTATTTGGAACATGTGAATGCACGTATTTTGGGTGCGGCGTTGAATAATGTCCAACAATCCAAAAGACGTTACGGTGAGGAGGCATAG
- a CDS encoding Wzz/FepE/Etk N-terminal domain-containing protein — protein MGLKEYMGILRKRIWIIAAFVLVACIGAGVKSYFFTTPIYEANSKLIVNQVYNANGVPNLDISSIQTNIKVISSYMEIIKSSAILDKVVTTYPDLGLTANQLGESIRVSTANESQVMSLTASGISSEKAAKTVNAVAKVFQSQIPVIMKVDNVTILSEAKPTELSKPINVKPALNILISFFVGLMLAIGFVLLLEYLDDTLKTEDELEKELEIPALAVISKIRKEEARPSKQSSTPQKKVGDGQYVTANQ, from the coding sequence ATGGGATTGAAGGAGTACATGGGGATTCTGCGCAAAAGGATCTGGATTATCGCTGCTTTTGTTCTGGTTGCATGCATCGGTGCGGGGGTGAAAAGCTACTTCTTTACAACACCTATATATGAAGCAAATTCAAAATTAATTGTGAATCAAGTCTATAACGCGAACGGTGTGCCTAACCTGGATATTTCCTCCATTCAAACAAATATTAAAGTAATCAGTTCCTACATGGAGATCATCAAATCTTCCGCTATCCTCGATAAAGTCGTTACTACATACCCCGATCTTGGTCTGACTGCCAACCAATTGGGTGAGAGCATTCGGGTATCTACCGCGAATGAATCCCAAGTGATGAGCCTGACCGCCTCAGGAATATCATCCGAGAAAGCGGCAAAAACGGTAAATGCAGTCGCAAAGGTATTTCAATCTCAAATCCCCGTCATTATGAAGGTCGATAACGTGACGATTCTTAGTGAAGCCAAACCTACAGAACTTTCCAAACCTATCAATGTTAAACCCGCACTGAATATCCTGATCAGTTTCTTCGTTGGATTAATGCTTGCTATCGGCTTTGTCCTTTTATTGGAATACTTGGATGACACCTTGAAAACGGAAGATGAATTGGAGAAGGAACTTGAAATACCTGCTCTTGCAGTCATCTCCAAAATACGTAAAGAAGAGGCACGTCCTTCCAAACAATCATCCACACCTCAAAAGAAAGTAGGAGATGGACAATATGTCACGGCAAACCAATGA
- a CDS encoding CpsB/CapC family capsule biosynthesis tyrosine phosphatase, with protein MVEMHCHILSGLDDGPVRMEQSVAMAEKAAASGITSIIATPHHLNGQYHNEPMVVNQAVHMLRAELAKRNIRLQVRPGQEIRVHDRLIEDLYAGKCCTLAGSRYMLLELPFGHIPSQFPEILHELRIAGITPIIAHPERNLVILKKPMLLSDYLNQGGLCQLTAQSFTGLFGRKVQKWCFHFCKENGFHFISSDAHDVRLRTFELNGAYRLIARKFDYSVVQILKENAALLWCNQTVEGQKPPIRRRYRYFEGLPMFQRMKSKVEWRK; from the coding sequence ATGGTTGAAATGCACTGCCACATTTTATCCGGTCTGGATGATGGCCCTGTTCGAATGGAGCAGTCCGTTGCGATGGCTGAGAAGGCAGCAGCCTCAGGAATAACCTCCATTATTGCAACTCCGCATCACCTGAACGGACAGTACCACAATGAACCAATGGTAGTGAATCAGGCTGTTCATATGCTTCGTGCAGAGCTCGCCAAACGAAATATTCGTTTGCAGGTTAGACCCGGACAGGAGATCCGAGTGCACGACAGACTGATTGAAGACTTGTATGCAGGTAAGTGCTGCACACTTGCAGGCAGCCGCTACATGCTGCTGGAGCTGCCCTTTGGTCATATTCCCTCACAGTTCCCCGAAATACTGCATGAACTGCGAATCGCGGGAATTACCCCAATTATCGCTCATCCTGAGCGCAACCTTGTTATTTTGAAAAAGCCAATGCTGTTGTCCGATTATTTGAATCAAGGCGGACTGTGTCAGCTTACGGCTCAATCTTTCACGGGGCTTTTCGGACGAAAAGTTCAGAAGTGGTGTTTTCATTTTTGCAAAGAAAACGGGTTTCATTTCATTTCATCAGACGCACATGATGTGAGGCTGAGAACATTTGAATTAAACGGGGCCTATAGATTAATTGCTCGAAAGTTCGATTACAGTGTCGTTCAGATTCTCAAGGAAAATGCAGCCTTGTTGTGGTGTAACCAAACGGTGGAAGGGCAGAAGCCGCCTATTCGAAGACGCTATCGTTATTTTGAGGGGCTGCCCATGTTTCAACGGATGAAAAGCAAAGTTGAATGGAGGAAATGA
- a CDS encoding helix-turn-helix domain-containing protein — translation MSYGNRIAELREQRGLTQEELANSIHITRAALSHYEKNRRKPDFEVLTRLADIFDVSIDYLIGRTKQSDMVMDEDVREFVDALELSDKEVLERFDLMIDGKPLTEEEARRFIAFVRMERSMD, via the coding sequence ATGAGCTACGGAAATCGCATTGCTGAATTAAGAGAACAGCGGGGACTTACTCAAGAAGAACTTGCGAACTCCATTCATATCACCAGAGCGGCTCTCTCCCACTACGAGAAAAACCGGCGCAAACCGGATTTCGAGGTGTTAACACGACTTGCCGACATCTTCGATGTGTCCATTGATTATTTGATTGGACGTACGAAGCAGAGTGATATGGTCATGGATGAAGACGTGCGTGAATTCGTGGATGCTCTTGAATTATCGGATAAAGAAGTGTTGGAACGTTTTGATCTGATGATCGATGGTAAACCTCTAACGGAGGAAGAAGCTCGCCGCTTTATCGCTTTTGTGCGCATGGAGCGCAGTATGGATTAA